In one window of Coregonus clupeaformis isolate EN_2021a unplaced genomic scaffold, ASM2061545v1 scaf0281, whole genome shotgun sequence DNA:
- the LOC121563451 gene encoding serine/threonine-protein kinase Nek10-like isoform X2, with amino-acid sequence MPNPVKKVRRADKLLQKSKGPDNKESHDLRKLLSLLATNAQRHQVAALSQSCKVRNSGGRSQTTLQLNNASKNSQIHITSEDPELEKFCATYKNQHCFSSHPQHKLFLEILTSLVKNRLCSNWVNHAPPESVLRVLTCLRLLIREPLYQRVFHQLQGVDLLARYMELVCSSYLECGEQTFAMEKLVTMTYMFQKLSAVEDQRQWVIERGAHKTLVKLLSTRDSSVLLGALLALTSLSESSECKEKIGELAIVENLLVILQEYDLLSKRMSAELLRLLSTVRQVREQLRECEGLPVLLSLLHGEHLKLLWSIVWVLVQLCEEPDTSAEIRTWGGVQQVLRILNSERAYISDRSSIEALYSANAVGRIQRQHISEELSPQEDVDDTMSLQSACCAALTELALDDITAHQVVQENGVYVIAKLILPQSSRNGPKAISLQCYAFRTLRFLFSMERNRHLFKRLFPTDLFELFIDVGHYVRDITVYEALQAKVSLYTQEELDSLRESIEAVDQNRPPLRVINGYSILDHLGTGAFGSVFKVRKQSGQNLLALKEVNLHNPAFGKDKKSRDSNVEKIVSELTIIKEQMTHPNVVKYYKTFLEGDRLYIVMELIEGVPLWDHFNSLKEKEQQFTEERLWNIFIQMCMALRYLHKEKRIVHRDLTPNNVMLGKRDKVSITDFGLAKQKQENSKLTSVVGTILYSCPEIVKSEPYGEKADVWAIGCILYQMATLRPPFYSSNMLSLATKIVEAVYEPVEEGLFSERVTDMIKWCLTTDADLRPDIVEVSSKISDIMMRFMDSLYTSQNALERRAERDRKRAQKYFLESHRGKVSCCHSSKDQEKTTSRTDESMVPYFSLGHSSNQSKQMHSQDNGSDEDLDPSHTNISTASGYKDAGPIKRSVSASVADEKNIAGGEFAVPKPKPRPASAGICVSQRKVRQIDDPVQRFLVQLHKIIYITQLPPALQHSVKRRVIERFKKSLFHYGSSPYNLKVELNKLLQGSPELMESGSANSDWWYLVQSFGGDHLGAAKQGDMENGNLKEGISYEQMQAIIEEVLEENGYYNAMRNDHGATGANK; translated from the exons ATGCCCAACCCAGTTAAAAAGGTGAGAAGAGCAGACAAACTACTCCAGAAGTCGAAGGGACCAGACAACAA GGAATCACATGATCTCAGGAAACTTCTGTCCCTGCTTGCAACTAATGCTCAAAGACACCAG GTGGCAGCATTGAGTCAGTCATGTAAGGTCCGCAACAGTGGAGGAAGATCCCAGACCACTCTCCAGCTAAATAATGCCAGCAAAAATAGTCAGATTCACATAACCTCTGAAGATCCTGAGCTGGAGAAATTCTG TGCAACATACaaaaatcaacattgtttcagcAGTCATCCTCAACATAAGCTATTTTTGGAGATCCTTACCTCTTTGGTCAAGAACAGACTGTGCAG TAACTGGGTCAACCATGCACCACCTGAGTCTGTCCTTAGAGTGCTCACCTGCTTACGATTGCTTATAAGAGAACCACTTTATCAG AGAGTTTTTCATCAACTCCAAGGTGTTGATCTTCTCGCAAGG TACATGGAGTTGGTGTGCAGCAGTTATCTGGAGTGTGGAGAGCAGACATTTGCCATGGAGAAGTTGGTCACTATGACAT ATATGTTTCAGAAACTGTCTGCAGTGGAGGACCAAAGGCAGTGGGTTATTGAGAGGGGAGCTCATAAG ACCCTGGTAAAGCTCCTATCAACGCGTGACAGCAGTGTGTTACTAGGTGCCCTCCTAGCACTCACCTCATTGTCTGAGAG TTCAGAATGCAAGGAGAAGATAGGAGAGTTGGCAATCGTGGAGAACCTTCTTGTTATACTACAAGAGTATGACTTACTGTCCAAAAG GATGAGTGCAGAGTTGCTGCGTCTGCTTTCCACGGTACGGCAGGTGCGGGAGCAGTTGAGGGAGTGCGAGGGCCTGCCGGTGCTGCTCAGCCTGCTGCACGGGGAGCACCTGAAGCTGCTGTGGAGCATAGTGTGGGTCCTGGTCCAGCTGTGTGAGGAGCCAGACACCAGTGCTGAGATACGCACCTGGGGAGGGGTGCAACAGGTGCTCCGCATCCTCAACAG TGAGCGGGCGTATATTTCAGACCGCTCCTCTATCGAGGCCCTCTACAGCGCCAATGCAGTGGGACGCATCCAGAGACAGCACATCAGTGAGGAGCTCAGTCCACAGGAGGATGTGGACGACACCATGTCTCTACAGTCAG CATGCTGTGCGGCTCTGACTGAGCTTGCTTTGGATGACATCACTGCACATCAGGTGGTTCAG GAGAATGGAGTCTATGTAATAGCGAAATTGATTCTGCCACAAAGCTCTCGCAATGGACCAAAAGCAATATCCCTACAG TGCTATGCATTTCGGACCCTGCGTTTCCTCTTCAGCATGGAACGTAACCGACATTTGTTTAAAAG GCTCTTTCCTACAgatttatttgagctgttcattGATGTTGGACATTATGTGAGAGACATCACTGTCTATGAAGCACTTCAAGCAAAAGTTTCTCTCTACACT CAGGAGGAATTGGACAGCCTGAGGGAGAGCATTGAAGCTGTCGACCAGAACCGCCCTCCTCTGAGAGTGATCAATGGCTACTCCATACTGGACCATCTAGGCACTGGGGCCTTCGGCAGTGTGTTCAAG GTGAGGAAACAGAGTGGTCAGAACCTTCTGGCTCTTAAGGAAGTGAATCTCCACAACCCTGCCTTTGGCAAAGATAAGAAGTCCAGAGACAGCAACGTGGAGAAGATAGTGTCTGAGCTCACCATCATTAAGGAACAG ATGACCCATCCAAATGTTGTGAAATATTACAAGACATTCTTGGAAG GTGACAGGCTGTACATTGTCATGGAGTTGATAGAAGGAGTTCCCCTCTGGGACCATTTCAACTCTCTGAAAGAGAAGGAGCAGCAATTCACAGAGGAGCGACTTTGGAACATATTCATCCAG ATGTGTATGGCTTTAAGGTACCTGCACAAGGAGAAGAGGATCGTCCACCGAGACCTCACTCCTAATAACGTCATGCTGGGAAAGAGGGACAAAGTCTCTATCA CTGACTTTGGGCTGGCTAAACAGAAACAGGAGAACAGCAAGCTAACATCAGTGGTTGGGACCATACTGTACTCCTG tCCAGAGATAGTGAAGAGTGAGCCGTATGGGGAGAAGGCTGATGTCTGGGCTATAGGATGTATCCTCTACCAGATGGCCACACTGAGGCCTCCATTCTACAGCAGCAACATGCTCTCCCTCGCcaccaag ATTGTGGAGGCAGTCTATGAACCAGTGGAGGAAGGCCTTTTCTCAGAGAGAGTCACAGACATGATTAAATG GTGCCTGACAACTGATGCAGACTTGCGTCCAGACATCGTGGAAGTCAGCTCCAAGATCTCTGACATCATGATGAGGTTCATGGACAGCTTGTACACCTCCCAGAATGCTTTGGAGAGGAGGGCGGAGCGAGACAGGAAGCGAGCACAGAAGTACTTCCTGGAGAGCCATCGGGGCAAGGTCAGCTGCTGCCACTCATCTAAAGACCAGGAGAAAACCACTAGTAGGACTGATGAGTCCATGGTACCATACTTCTCTTTAGGCCACAGCTCAAACCAAAGCAAACAAATGCACAGCCAAG ATAATGGCTCAGATGAAGATCTAGATCCCTCTCATACCAACATCTCCACTGCCTCTGGGTATAAAGACGCTG GGCCGATAAAGCGCAGCGTCAGTGCCTCTGTGGCAGATGAAAAAAACATAGCTGG TGGTGAGTTTGCTGTTCCGAAGCCAAAACCTCGACCAG CGTCAGCAGGAATCTGTGTATCTCAGAGGAAGGTTCGGCAGATTGATGACCCTGTCCAAAGATTCCTGGTACAACTGCATAAGATCATTTACATCACTCAG CTTCCCCCAGCTCTTCAGCACAGTGTCAAACGGCGGGTGATTGAGAGATTCAAAAAATCCCTGTTCCACTATGGAAGCAGTCCCTACAATCTCAAGGTGGAGCTTAACAAG CTGCTCCAGGGGTCTCCAGAGCTAATGGAGTCAGGCTCTGCCAACTCAGACTGGTGGTATCTGGTCCAGTCTTTTGGAGGAGACCATCTAGGTGCTGCGAAGCAAG GTGATATGGAAAATGGGAATCTCAAAGAGGGAATCAGCTATGAGCAGATGCAG GCCATTATAGAGGAGGTTCTGGAGGAGAATGGATACTACAACGCAATGAGGAATGACCATGGTGCAACAGGGGCAAACAAGTGA
- the LOC121563451 gene encoding serine/threonine-protein kinase Nek10-like isoform X1: MELVCSSYLECGEQTFAMEKLVTMTYMFQKLSAVEDQRQWVIERGAHKTLVKLLSTRDSSVLLGALLALTSLSESSECKEKIGELAIVENLLVILQEYDLLSKRMSAELLRLLSTVRQVREQLRECEGLPVLLSLLHGEHLKLLWSIVWVLVQLCEEPDTSAEIRTWGGVQQVLRILNSERAYISDRSSIEALYSANAVGRIQRQHISEELSPQEDVDDTMSLQSACCAALTELALDDITAHQVVQENGVYVIAKLILPQSSRNGPKAISLQCYAFRTLRFLFSMERNRHLFKRLFPTDLFELFIDVGHYVRDITVYEALQAKVSLYTEELDSLRESIEAVDQNRPPLRVINGYSILDHLGTGAFGSVFKVRKQSGQNLLALKEVNLHNPAFGKDKKSRDSNVEKIVSELTIIKEQMTHPNVVKYYKTFLEGDRLYIVMELIEGVPLWDHFNSLKEKEQQFTEERLWNIFIQMCMALRYLHKEKRIVHRDLTPNNVMLGKRDKVSITDFGLAKQKQENSKLTSVVGTILYSCPEIVKSEPYGEKADVWAIGCILYQMATLRPPFYSSNMLSLATKIVEAVYEPVEEGLFSERVTDMIKWCLTTDADLRPDIVEVSSKISDIMMRFMDSLYTSQNALERRAERDRKRAQKYFLESHRGKVSCCHSSKDQEKTTSRTDESMVPYFSLGHSSNQSKQMHSQDNGSDEDLDPSHTNISTASGYKDAGPIKRSVSASVADEKNIAGGEFAVPKPKPRPASAGICVSQRKVRQIDDPVQRFLVQLHKIIYITQLPPALQHSVKRRVIERFKKSLFHYGSSPYNLKVELNKLLQGSPELMESGSANSDWWYLVQSFGGDHLGAAKQGDMENGNLKEGISYEQMQAIIEEVLEENGYYNAMRNDHGATGANK, translated from the exons ATGGAGTTGGTGTGCAGCAGTTATCTGGAGTGTGGAGAGCAGACATTTGCCATGGAGAAGTTGGTCACTATGACAT ATATGTTTCAGAAACTGTCTGCAGTGGAGGACCAAAGGCAGTGGGTTATTGAGAGGGGAGCTCATAAG ACCCTGGTAAAGCTCCTATCAACGCGTGACAGCAGTGTGTTACTAGGTGCCCTCCTAGCACTCACCTCATTGTCTGAGAG TTCAGAATGCAAGGAGAAGATAGGAGAGTTGGCAATCGTGGAGAACCTTCTTGTTATACTACAAGAGTATGACTTACTGTCCAAAAG GATGAGTGCAGAGTTGCTGCGTCTGCTTTCCACGGTACGGCAGGTGCGGGAGCAGTTGAGGGAGTGCGAGGGCCTGCCGGTGCTGCTCAGCCTGCTGCACGGGGAGCACCTGAAGCTGCTGTGGAGCATAGTGTGGGTCCTGGTCCAGCTGTGTGAGGAGCCAGACACCAGTGCTGAGATACGCACCTGGGGAGGGGTGCAACAGGTGCTCCGCATCCTCAACAG TGAGCGGGCGTATATTTCAGACCGCTCCTCTATCGAGGCCCTCTACAGCGCCAATGCAGTGGGACGCATCCAGAGACAGCACATCAGTGAGGAGCTCAGTCCACAGGAGGATGTGGACGACACCATGTCTCTACAGTCAG CATGCTGTGCGGCTCTGACTGAGCTTGCTTTGGATGACATCACTGCACATCAGGTGGTTCAG GAGAATGGAGTCTATGTAATAGCGAAATTGATTCTGCCACAAAGCTCTCGCAATGGACCAAAAGCAATATCCCTACAG TGCTATGCATTTCGGACCCTGCGTTTCCTCTTCAGCATGGAACGTAACCGACATTTGTTTAAAAG GCTCTTTCCTACAgatttatttgagctgttcattGATGTTGGACATTATGTGAGAGACATCACTGTCTATGAAGCACTTCAAGCAAAAGTTTCTCTCTACACT GAGGAATTGGACAGCCTGAGGGAGAGCATTGAAGCTGTCGACCAGAACCGCCCTCCTCTGAGAGTGATCAATGGCTACTCCATACTGGACCATCTAGGCACTGGGGCCTTCGGCAGTGTGTTCAAG GTGAGGAAACAGAGTGGTCAGAACCTTCTGGCTCTTAAGGAAGTGAATCTCCACAACCCTGCCTTTGGCAAAGATAAGAAGTCCAGAGACAGCAACGTGGAGAAGATAGTGTCTGAGCTCACCATCATTAAGGAACAG ATGACCCATCCAAATGTTGTGAAATATTACAAGACATTCTTGGAAG GTGACAGGCTGTACATTGTCATGGAGTTGATAGAAGGAGTTCCCCTCTGGGACCATTTCAACTCTCTGAAAGAGAAGGAGCAGCAATTCACAGAGGAGCGACTTTGGAACATATTCATCCAG ATGTGTATGGCTTTAAGGTACCTGCACAAGGAGAAGAGGATCGTCCACCGAGACCTCACTCCTAATAACGTCATGCTGGGAAAGAGGGACAAAGTCTCTATCA CTGACTTTGGGCTGGCTAAACAGAAACAGGAGAACAGCAAGCTAACATCAGTGGTTGGGACCATACTGTACTCCTG tCCAGAGATAGTGAAGAGTGAGCCGTATGGGGAGAAGGCTGATGTCTGGGCTATAGGATGTATCCTCTACCAGATGGCCACACTGAGGCCTCCATTCTACAGCAGCAACATGCTCTCCCTCGCcaccaag ATTGTGGAGGCAGTCTATGAACCAGTGGAGGAAGGCCTTTTCTCAGAGAGAGTCACAGACATGATTAAATG GTGCCTGACAACTGATGCAGACTTGCGTCCAGACATCGTGGAAGTCAGCTCCAAGATCTCTGACATCATGATGAGGTTCATGGACAGCTTGTACACCTCCCAGAATGCTTTGGAGAGGAGGGCGGAGCGAGACAGGAAGCGAGCACAGAAGTACTTCCTGGAGAGCCATCGGGGCAAGGTCAGCTGCTGCCACTCATCTAAAGACCAGGAGAAAACCACTAGTAGGACTGATGAGTCCATGGTACCATACTTCTCTTTAGGCCACAGCTCAAACCAAAGCAAACAAATGCACAGCCAAG ATAATGGCTCAGATGAAGATCTAGATCCCTCTCATACCAACATCTCCACTGCCTCTGGGTATAAAGACGCTG GGCCGATAAAGCGCAGCGTCAGTGCCTCTGTGGCAGATGAAAAAAACATAGCTGG TGGTGAGTTTGCTGTTCCGAAGCCAAAACCTCGACCAG CGTCAGCAGGAATCTGTGTATCTCAGAGGAAGGTTCGGCAGATTGATGACCCTGTCCAAAGATTCCTGGTACAACTGCATAAGATCATTTACATCACTCAG CTTCCCCCAGCTCTTCAGCACAGTGTCAAACGGCGGGTGATTGAGAGATTCAAAAAATCCCTGTTCCACTATGGAAGCAGTCCCTACAATCTCAAGGTGGAGCTTAACAAG CTGCTCCAGGGGTCTCCAGAGCTAATGGAGTCAGGCTCTGCCAACTCAGACTGGTGGTATCTGGTCCAGTCTTTTGGAGGAGACCATCTAGGTGCTGCGAAGCAAG GTGATATGGAAAATGGGAATCTCAAAGAGGGAATCAGCTATGAGCAGATGCAG GCCATTATAGAGGAGGTTCTGGAGGAGAATGGATACTACAACGCAATGAGGAATGACCATGGTGCAACAGGGGCAAACAAGTGA